A genomic window from Candidatus Methylacidiphilum fumarolicum includes:
- a CDS encoding NAD(P)-dependent oxidoreductase, with translation MKIGFIGTGKMGYPMAQNLLASGKELFIFNRTKEKADPLAAFGAKILGCPKEVATSSDVVITMLANDEALLEITAGSEGIIHGLPKEGIHLSMSTVSPKVIQEIQRMHAAKNQILVSAPVFGRPDAAARKELWIITAGPLEAVRKCHSIFQALGRGYSNFGEDPAKANIVKILGNFLIMTVIEALSESFCLAQRAKILPQDFLSAVNQALFRSPLYENYGQLIVKKAFREPGFTLQLGFKDATLARDLVQSYRVPLPYLDVVYWRFLSALNHGKADLDFAAISSEVFDCCEVPPPLSD, from the coding sequence ATGAAAATTGGTTTTATAGGTACTGGGAAGATGGGATATCCAATGGCCCAAAACCTTTTGGCCTCTGGAAAAGAACTCTTTATTTTCAACCGTACGAAAGAAAAAGCTGATCCTTTGGCAGCTTTCGGTGCCAAAATTCTTGGATGTCCCAAAGAAGTGGCAACAAGCAGTGATGTTGTCATTACTATGCTTGCCAATGATGAGGCATTATTAGAAATCACAGCTGGCAGCGAGGGGATCATCCATGGATTACCCAAAGAAGGTATTCATCTCTCTATGAGCACAGTGAGTCCGAAAGTCATTCAAGAAATTCAAAGGATGCATGCAGCCAAAAACCAGATTCTTGTTTCAGCACCTGTGTTTGGTCGTCCTGATGCAGCTGCAAGAAAAGAATTGTGGATTATTACCGCTGGACCTCTAGAAGCTGTGAGAAAATGTCACTCCATCTTCCAAGCCTTAGGAAGAGGTTATTCTAATTTTGGGGAAGACCCCGCCAAAGCGAATATTGTAAAAATTTTGGGCAATTTTCTAATTATGACCGTTATCGAAGCCTTAAGCGAGAGTTTCTGTTTAGCTCAAAGAGCTAAAATCCTCCCTCAAGATTTTCTTTCCGCTGTCAATCAAGCATTGTTTCGTTCACCCCTCTATGAAAATTACGGCCAACTTATCGTTAAAAAAGCCTTTCGCGAACCAGGTTTCACATTACAACTTGGATTTAAAGATGCAACACTGGCAAGAGATTTAGTACAGTCCTATAGGGTTCCATTGCCTTATCTTGACGTGGTGTACTGGCGCTTTCTCTCTGCATTGAACCATGGGAAAGCTGACCTTGATTTCGCCGCCATCTCTTCAGAAGTGTTCGATTGTTGTGAAGTCCCTCCCCCTTTAAGTGATTAG